The following coding sequences lie in one Spea bombifrons isolate aSpeBom1 chromosome 5, aSpeBom1.2.pri, whole genome shotgun sequence genomic window:
- the NPBWR1 gene encoding neuropeptides B/W receptor type 1, with the protein MENISVDFLSNSSWRSEWFNGSIPQVIPNFYLALPIIYSIICAVGLTGNTAVIYVILKAPKMKSVTNMFILNLAIADELFTLVLPINIVDYLLLQWPFGEFMCKLIISIDEYNTFSSLYFLTVMSIDRYLVVVATVESKKLTYRTYRAAKIVSICVWIFVTIIIMPFIIFAKIHKEHGRLQCLFVFPYPESLWWQMSRIYTLIMGFAIPVSTICILYSMMLYKLRRMRLNTNGKALDKAKKKVTFMVVIILAVCLFCWTPYHLSTVVALTTDIPQTPLVIGISLFITSLSYANSCLNPFLYAFLDDNFRKSFRKLVECRSST; encoded by the coding sequence ATGGAAAACATTTCTGTGGATTTCTTATCAAATTCATCCTGGAGGTCAGAGTGGTTCAATGGATCAATACCCCAGGTCATTCCGAACTTCTATCTGGCTTTGCCAATCATATATTCCATTATCTGTGCAGTCGGACTGACAGGAAATACTGCTGTCATATATGTCATCCTCAAGgctccaaaaatgaagtctgtcACCAACATGTTTATTCTGAACTTGGCTATTGCAGATGAACTCTTCACGTTGGTTTTGCCAATTAATATTGTTGATTACTTACTGTTGCAATGGCCCTTTGGAGAGTTTATGTGCAAGCTGATCATTTCCATTGATGAGTACAATACTTTTTCTAGcttatattttttaactgtaaTGAGCATTGATAGATATCTTGTGGTTGTTGCGACTGTAGAATCCAAGAAATTAACCTATCGTACATACAGAGCTGCAAAAATTGTAagcatatgtgtgtggatttttGTTACCATAATCATAATGCCTTTTATAATCTTTGCCAAGATCCACAAAGAACATGGCCGTTTACAATGTCTCTTTGTATTTCCTTACCCAGAGAGTTTGTGGTGGCAGATGAGTAGAATTTATACTCTGATAATGGGATTTGCTATACCTGTTTCTACTATTTGCATACTCTATAGTATGATGCTTTACAAATTGAGAAGAATGCGTCTGAATACCAATGGAAAAGCTTTAGATAAAGCTAAGAAGAAGGTGACATTCATGGTTGTAATAATTCTTGCCGTGTGTCTGTTCTGTTGGACCCCCTACCATCTCAGCACAGTGGTGGCTCTTACCACTGACATCCCCCAGACTCCATTAGTCATAGGGATTTCGTTATTTATAACTAGTTTAAGTTATGCAAATAGTTGTCTCAATCCATTTTTGTATGCATTCTTAGATGACAATTTTAGGAAAAGCTTTAGAAAATTAGTTGAATGCAGATCATCCACCTAA